One window of the Rosa rugosa chromosome 3, drRosRugo1.1, whole genome shotgun sequence genome contains the following:
- the LOC133739501 gene encoding peamaclein, protein MKLVVATFMLVCLVLGSSVFETTMAGSPFCDSKCGVRCSKAGYMDRCLKYCGICCEKCNCVPSGTYGNKDECPCYRDLKNSKGNPKCP, encoded by the exons ATGAAGCTCGTCGTCGCAACATTCATGCTTGTTTGCCTTGTTCTCGGCTCATCTGTGTTTGAGACCACAATGGCTGGTTCAC CTTTCTGCGACTCAAAGTGTGGGGTGAGATGTTCGAAAGCTGGATACATGGATCGGTGCTTGAAGTACTGTGGAATATGCTGCGAGAAATGCAACTGCGTTCCTTCTGGGACTTACGGAAACAAGGACGAATGCCCTTGCTACAGGGACCTCAAGAACTCCAAGGGAAACCCCAAGTGCCCTTAA
- the LOC133739912 gene encoding pumilio homolog 12-like, with product MEGFRYFTDTPSQNPIPYDQSLEAAFSRLNVSSFSQPPPFSGADYSSGSAPKYPSRRNELMPGGFDGGVFGHLGLEDCWVGSDTDHGLGGFGSSLHKPSDWSQEPLNSLSVADLRGKIASLSMDQYGCRFFQRAMEDEPKEFTDMIFEEVVDHVAHLILDPYGNYVVQKLVEVCSEEQRTQILLRWTKNPFHFITLCLHSRGTRSVLKLLKKITTREQISVFVSALSCGAVDLSMHINGQHIMEYCLKNFSDEHKRCLLNVVIDNCIGIAKDKVGCCVLQQCVDYCYGETKGRLIAAIIEEALILAQDRYGNYVLQHLLGLRAPQVTSNLLRQFQGNYMFLSCSKYGSNVVEKCLLESGEEQSAEIIRELCRSPNLSMLLMHPFGNYVFQTALSVSKGLTHKFLLSLVQHYTPALLTNQYGKRVLAWRERNLRRM from the exons ATGGAGGGTTTCCGATACTTTACCGATACGCCGTCGCAGAACCCTATTCCCTATGATCAATCCCTAGAAGCTGCTTTCTCTCGCCTGAATGTCTCATCCTTCAGCCAGCCGCCGCCGTTTTCCGGCGCCGATTACAGTTCTGGGTCGGCGCCGAAATACCCATCACGCCGCAATGAACTCATGCCGGGTGGTTTTGATGGTGGGGTTTTCGGTCATTTGGGTCTTGAAGATTGCTGGGTTGGCTCAGATACTGATCATGGCTTAGGTGGGTTTGGTTCTAGTTTACATAAACCATCTGATTGGTCCCAAGAACCACTCAACAGCTTATCTGTGGCTGATTTGCGTGGAAAGATTGCTTCTTTGTCCATGGACCAATACGGGTGTCGGTTCTTTCAGAGAGCTATGGAGGATGAGCCGAAAGAGTTCACTGATATGATATTTGAAGAGGTTGTAGACCACGTGGCCCATTTGATCCTGGACCCTTATGGCAACTATGTTGTTCAGAAGCTTGTGGAGGTTTGTAGTGAGGAGCAGAGGACACAGATTCTGTTAAGGTGGACCAAGAATCCGTTTCATTTTATTACTCTTTGCCTTCATAGCCGTGG GACTCGCTCTGTTCTGAAACTGTTGAAGAAAATCACTACCCGAGAGCAAATCTCTGTGTTTGTGAGTGCTCTAAGCTGTGGTGCTGTTGACCTGAGTATGCACATCAATGGTCAACATATCATGGAATATTGCTTGAAGAACTTTTCGGATGAACACAAAAGG TGTCTTCTGAATGTGGTGATTGACAACTGTATTGGAATTGCAAAAGATAAGGTTGGTTGTTGCGTGCTACAGCAGTGTGTTGATTACTGTTATGGAGAAACAAAAGGACGTCTAATTGCTGCGATAATAGAAGAAGCATTAATCCTGGCGCAGGATCGTTATGG CAACTATGTGCTGCAACATTTACTCGGGTTGAGGGCACCACAAGTCACATCAAATCTTCTGAGACAGTTTCAAGGGAATTATATGTTTCTCTCCTGCAGCAAGTATGGTAGTAATGTTGTGGAGAAGTGCTTGTTAGAGTCGGGAGAAGAGCAGTCTGCAGAAATTATTAGAGAGTTGTGTAGAAGCCCAAATCTTTCAATGCTTCTTATGCATCCTTTCGGAAACTATGTCTTCCAGACGGCATTGTCAGTTTCTAAG GGTCTCACCCACAAGTTTCTGCTGAGTCTGGTTCAACATTACACCCCAGCTCTGCTCACCAATCAATATGGAAAAAGGGTGCTTGCTTGGCGTGAAAGGAACTTGCGACGTATGTAG
- the LOC133740400 gene encoding signal recognition particle subunit SRP54 2: protein MVLAELGGSISRALQQMSNATVIDEKVLNECLNEITRALLQSDVQFKLVRDMQTNIKKIVNLEDLAAGHNKRRIIQNAIFNELCKMLDPGKPSFTPKKGKPSVVMFVGLQGSGKTTTCTKYAYYHQKKGWKPALVCADTFRAGAFDQLKQNATKAKIPFYGSYMESDPVKIAVEGVETFKKENCDLIIVDTSGRHKQEAALFEEMRQVAEATKPDLVVFVMDSSIGQAAFDQAQAFKQSAAVGAVIVTKMDGHAKGGGALSAVAATKSPVIFIGTGEHMDEFEGFDVKAFVSRLLGMGDWSGFMDKIQEVVPKLDNQPELLQKLSEGTFTLRIMYEQFQNLLQMGPLSQLTSMLPGAELMPKGNDKESQAKIKRYMTMMDSMTNEELDSTNTKIITESRIVRIARGSGRLVREVMEMFEEYKRLAKIWSKMKGIKIPKKGGISPLNQNLNAQQMSKVLPPQMLKQIGGMGGLQNLMKQMGSMGSAKEMMGMLGGGDK, encoded by the exons ATGGTGTTAGCGGAATTAGGAGGGAGCATCTCCCGTGCTCTCCAGCAGATGAGCAATGCCACCGTGATCGACGAGAAGGTCCTGAACGAGTGCCTCAACGAGATCACACGCGCTCTTCTCCAATCCGATGTGCAATTCAAGCTCGTCCGCGATATGCAGACCAATATCAAGAAGATCGTCAATTTGGAGGATCTCGCTGCCGGTCACAACAAGCGTAGGATCATCCAGAATGCTATTTTTAATGAGCTCTGCAAAATGCTTGATCCAGGGAAACCCTCTTTCACTCCGAAGAAAGGAAAACCGAGTGTGGTCATGTTTGTTGGTTTGCAAG GGTCTGGAAAGACTACAACTTGCACAAAATATGCATATTATCATCAGAAGAAAGGTTGGAAACCTGCCCTGGTGTGCGCTGATACTTTCCGAGCTGGTGCATTTGATCAGTTGAAGCAGAATGCTACCAAGGCAAAGATTCCGTTTTATGGAAGCTATATGGAGTCGGACCCTGTGAAAATTGCGGTGGAAGGAGTGGAGACTTTTAAGAAGGAGAATTGCGATCTTATAATTGTTGATACCAGTGGGCGTCACAAACAGGAAGCTGCTCTTTTTGAAGAGATGCGTCAGGTGGCTGAAGCGACGAAACCAGATCTTGTTGTATTTGTTATGGATAGCAGTATTGGTCAGGCCGCGTTTGATCAAGCTCAAGCATTTAAGCAAAGTgctgcagttggagctgttatTGTTACCAAAATGGATGGTCATGCAAAGGGAGGTGGTGCTCTTAGTGCTGTTGCAGCAACAAAGAGTCCTGTTATATTTATTGGAACAGGAGAGCATATGGATGAGTTTGAAGGGTTTGATGTTAAGGCCTTTGTCAGCCGTCTATTAGGCATGGGTGACTGGTCTGGATTTATGGACAAGATTCAGGAAGTTGTTCCTAAACTTGACAACCAGCCAGAGCTTCTGCAAAAGCTTTCAGAAGGGACCTTCACGCTGAGGATTATGTATGAGCAGTTTCAGAACTTGCTTCAAATGGGCCCACTTAGCCAGCTTACTTCAATGCTTCCAGGTGCTGAGTTAATGCCAAAAGGTAATGATAAGGAAAGCCAGGCCAAAATCAAGCGGTACATGACCATGATGGACTCGATGACAAATGAAGAGTTGGACAGCACAAATACAAAAATCATTACTGAGTCTCGTATAGTGCGAATAGCACGAGGTTCTGGTCGTCTGGTAAGAGAAGTGATGGAGATGTTTGAAGAGTACAAGCGCCTTGCTAAAATATGGAGCAAAATGAAAGGAATTAAGATTCCTAAGAAGGGTGGTATCAGTCCACTAAACCAAAACTTGAATGCACAGCAAATGAGCAAAGTCCTACCTCCCCAGATGTTGAAGCAGATTGGTGGCATGGGTGGCTTACAGAACTTGATGAAGCAAATGGGTTCAATGGGTTCAGCTAAAGAAATGATGGGAATGCTTGGAGGTGGGGACAAATAG
- the LOC133739402 gene encoding metal transporter Nramp2-like: MSAELRQDDQLSQHAKDDDEEEANRLLRPQSSSSDVDDEVAYESREKILIVDADSAAADDDDSTQVPPPFSWKKLWLFTGPGFLMSIAFLDPGNLEGDLQSGAIAGYSLLWLLMWATAMGLLVQLLSARLGVATGRHLAELCRDEYPKWAGLVLWFMAELALIGADIQEVIGSAIAIQILSNGFLPLWAGVLITASDCFLLLILENYGVRKLEGVFAVLIATMALSFAWMFVDTKPSGKELLIGILVPRLSSRTIRQAVGVVGCVIMPHNVFLHSALVQSRNIDPHKKGRVQEALNYYSIESSIALFISFVINLFVTTVFAKGFYGTKQADSIGLVNAGQFLQEKYGGGLYPILYIWGVGLLAAGQSSTITGTYAGQFIMGGFLNLRLKKWLRALITRSFAIVPTIIVAIIFNTSEGSLDVLNEWLNVLQSVQIPFALIPLLTLVSKEQIMGVFKIGPLLEKVAWTVAVLVMVINGYLLLDFFIAEVNGLLFGVVVCSGTAAYVAFIIYLVLRSGALPSTYFNSVYKRFADTDT; this comes from the exons ATGAGCGCCGAATTGCGGCAAGACGACCAGCTCAGTCAACATGCCAAGGACGACGACGAAGAAGAAGCCAACCGCTTATTGCGTCCGCAATCCTCGTCCTCCGACGTCGACGATGAGGTGGCGTACGAGTCGCGGGAGAAGATCCTGATCGTCGACGCCGACTCGGCCGCCGCCGACGACGACGATTCGACTCAGGTCCCGCCGCCCTTCTCCTGGAAGAAGCTCTGGCTGTTCACAGGCCCGGGGTTCCTGATGAGCATAGCGTTTTTGGATCCGGGGAATTTAGAAGGGGATCTCCAGTCGGGAGCGATCGCCGGCTACTCTTTGCTGTGGCTGTTAATGTGGGCCACCGCCATGGGCCTGCTGGTCCAGCTGCTCTCGGCCCGCCTCGGAGTCGCCACCGGCCGGCACCTGGCGGAGCTCTGCCGCGACGAGTATCCCAAGTGGGCCGGGCTGGTGCTCTGGTTCATGGCTGAGCTGGCGTTGATTGGGGCGGATATTCAGGAGGTCATTGGGAGTGCCATTGCTATTCAGATTCTCAGCAATGGCTTTTTGCCGCTCTGGGCCGGAGTGCTCATTACGGCGTCGGATTG TTTCCTTCTTTTAATTCTTGAGAACTATGGGGTGAGGAAGTTGGAAGGTGTTTTTGCGGTTCTCATTGCAACTATGGCTTTATCGTTTGCCTGGATGTTTGTTGACACAAAACCAAGTGGAAAAGAACTTTTAATCG GTATTCTGGTTCCAAGACTTAGCTCAAGAACAATTCGGCAGGCTGTGGGAGTTGTGGGTTGCGTCATTATGCCACACAATGTATTTTTGCACTCTGCTTTAGTCCAGTCAAGAAATATTGATCCTCACAAGAAAGGACGGGTTCAAGAGGCACTGAACTACTATTCAATTGAGTCATCAATTGCACTTTTTATCTCCTTCGTCATCAATTTGTTTGTGACCACTGTTTTCGCCAAGGGATTTTATGGTACTAAACAAGCTGATAGTATAGGACTAGTTAATGCAGGTCAGTTTCTTCAGGAGAAGTATGGAGGGGGGCTTTATCCAATTCTTTATATCTGGGGTGTTGGGTTATTGGCAGCTGGACAAAGTAGCACAATAACTGGGACATATGCTGGGCAGTTTATCATGGGAGGCTTCCTTAATCTTCGTTTGAAGAAGTGGCTGAGGGCATTGATCACAAGGAGTTTTGCTATTGTGCCAACTATAATTGTGGCAATTATCTTTAATACATCTGAGGGGTCGCTGGATGTTTTAAATGAGTGGCTTAATGTACTTCAGTCGGTTCAGATTCCTTTTGCTCTTATACCACTTCTCACTTTGGTGTCGAAGGAGCAGATCATGGGGGTCTTCAAGATTGGACCTCTACTCGAA AAAGTGGCATGGACGGTGGCTGTTTTGGTGATGGTAATCAATGGTTATCTATTGCTGGATTTCTTCATTGCTGAAGTTAATGGACTTCTGTTTGGTGTTGTGGTCTGTAGTGGTACGGCTGCATATGTAGCGTTTATTATATATCTGGTATTACGCAGCGGTGCCCTTCCTTCCACTTATTTCAATTCAGTGTACAAGAGATTTGCTGATACAGATACTTAA
- the LOC133740399 gene encoding aspartic proteinase 39-like encodes MAPRRLVVLLLIYSVLLNFCGAFASTADDQRRPMILPLHLSSPDDHRRAFDGRRLQRSEPNAHMRLHDDLLTNGYYTTRLWIGTPPQMFALIVDTGSTVTYVPCSDCEACGNHQDPRFQPDLSSTYQPVKCNINCNCDDKGNQCTYERRYAEQSSSSGVLGEDVISFGNESALVPQRAVFGCENIETGDLYSQRADGIMGLGRGQLSVMDQLVDKGVISDSFSLCYGGMGVGGGAMVLGGIKSPPDMVFTHSDPFRSPYYNIELKEIHVAGKALKLNPKVFDEKHGTVLDSGTTYAYFPKDAFIAFKDAIMKETHFLKQVHGPDPNYKDICFSGAGRDVTQLSKVFPQVDMIFSKGQKFSLSPENYLFPHTKVSGAYCLGIFENGDSTTLLGGILVRNTLVTYDRADNKIGFWKTNCSELWKSLNHENAQAPSSNDWNMSGGIAPDIAPAGLPQTDLPGELQIGQISFDMMLNISNSMKPNFTELAESIAHELEVDISQVHLRNYTISGNDLLIKWTIVPDESANSFTTTKAMNIIRRLREHQMQLPHKFGSYQLVKLKVEPQIKRSWWEQHSWMVAVGVSVASVLGLLALGTWLVWRYRSRQGMTYEPVDGVVGVVVAEQELQPLK; translated from the exons ATGGCTCCTCGGAGGTTGGTGGTCCTCCTCCTAATTTACTCCGTCCTACTCAATTTTTGTGGCGCGTTTGCTTCAACCGCCGATGATCAACGCCGTCCGATGATCCTTCCTCTCCATCTCTCCTCCCCCGACGACCACCGGCGAGCCTTCGACGGTCGGCGTCTCCAGAGATCGGAGCCGAACGCGCACATGAGGCTCCACGATGATCTCCTTACCAACGG GTACTACACGACGCGGCTGTGGATTGGAACACCGCCTCAGATGTTCGCTCTGATTGTGGATACGGGGAGTACTGTCACTTATGTGCCTTGCTCTGACTGTGAAGCCTGCGGTAACCATCAG GACCCTAGGTTTCAACCCGATTTATCTAGCACGTACCAACCTGTAAAGTGTAATATCAATTGCAACTGTGACGATAAAGGAAACCAATGCACTTATGAGAGGCGCTATGCTGAGCAGAGCTCCAGCAGTGGTGTGCTTGGTGAGGATGTCATTTCTTTTGGCAATGAGAGTGCACTTGTGCCCCAGCGTGCTGTTTTTGGTTGCGAGAATATTGAAACCGGTGATCTTTACAGCCAACGTGCCGATGGCATAATGGGCTTGGGCCGTGGTCAGCTTAGCGTCATGGACCAGCTTGTTGATAAGGGTGTTATTAGTGATTCATTTTCATTGTGTTATGGAGGAATGGGTGTAGGTGGGGGTGCTATGGTTCTAGGTGGGATTAAATCCCCCCCGGATATGGTATTTACCCATTCTGATCCCTTTCGCAG TCCATATTACAATATTGAACTGAAGGAGATACATGTGGCTGGAAAGGCTTTGAAGTTAAACCCGAAGGTGTTTGATGAAAAGCATGGAACTGTCTTGGATAGTGGAACGACATATGCATACTTTCCAAAGGATGCTTTTATTGCATTTAAGGATGCT ATTATGAAGGAAACTCATTTCCTCAAACAAGTCCATGGTCCTGACCCAAATTATAAAGATATCTGTTTTTCAGGTGCTGGAAG GGATGTCACCCAACTATCAAAAGTTTTTCCACAGGTTGATATGATATTCAGCAAGGGACAGAAATTTTCACTGTCTCCCGAGAACTATTTGTTTCCg CATACGAAGGTTAGCGGGGCTTATTGCTTGGGAATTTTTGAAAATGGGGATTCAACCACTCTTTTAGGAG GAATTCTTGTACGTAATACCCTTGTGACATACGATCGAGCAGACAATAAGATTGGTTTTTGGAAAACCAATTGTTCTGAACTATGGAAGAGTTTAAATCATGAGAATGCTCAGGCCCCATCTTCTAACGACTGGAATATGAGTGGAGGGATTGCTCCTGACATCGCCCCAGCTGGATTGCCTCAAACTGATCTTCCAG GTGAACTTCAAATAGGGCAGATAAGTTTCGATATGATGCTCAACATCAGCAACTCTATGAAACCCAACTTCACAGAACTCGCAGAGTCTATTGCCCATGAGCTGGAAGTTGATATTTCTCAG GTTCACTTGAGGAACTACACTATTTCAGGAAATGATTTACTCATTAAGTGGACTATCGTACCTGATGAATCTGCCAATAGCTTTACTACTACCAAAGCAATG AACATAATTCGGCGCTTAAGGGAACATCAGATGCAGCTTCCCCATAAATTTGGGAGTTATCAGCTGGTCAAATTGAAAGTTGAACCTCAAATAAAGCG GTCATGGTGGGAGCAACATTCTTGGATGGTGGCAGTTGGAGTTTCAGTTGCCTCGGTTCTTGGACTATTAGCATTAGGGACATGGTTGGTTTGGAGATACAGATCGCGACAGGGCATGACTTATGAGCCTGTTGATGGTGTTGTTGGTGTGGTTGTTGCAGAGCAAGAACTTCAGCCCCTTAAATGA